A genomic window from Paucibacter sp. KCTC 42545 includes:
- the argF gene encoding ornithine carbamoyltransferase translates to MKPGSTLIRHYLQFKDLRAEEYAHLFERVAIIKRRFKNYERYQPLADRTLAMIFEKASTRTRVSFEAGMYQMGGSVVHLTTGDSQLGRAEPIEDSARVISRMVDIVMIRTFEQTKIERFAAHSRVPVINGLTNEFHPCQILADLFTFIEAHGMNRRGIVDVDCLKGRVVAWVGDGNNMANTWLQAAEILGFTVHVSTPSGYEVDAKVAGIQNSDCYKVFKNPLDACRGADLVTTDVWTSMGYEAENDARRAAFADWCVDAEMMGVAKPDALFMHCLPAHRDEEVTAEVIDGPQSVVWDEAENRMHVQKALMEYLLLGRIG, encoded by the coding sequence ATGAAGCCCGGATCCACACTGATTCGCCATTACTTGCAGTTCAAGGATTTGCGCGCCGAGGAGTACGCGCATCTGTTCGAACGCGTCGCCATCATCAAGCGCCGCTTCAAGAACTACGAGCGCTATCAGCCCCTGGCTGACCGCACGCTGGCGATGATTTTCGAGAAGGCCAGCACCCGCACCCGCGTCAGCTTCGAAGCCGGCATGTACCAGATGGGCGGCTCGGTGGTGCACCTGACCACCGGCGACAGCCAGTTGGGCCGCGCCGAGCCGATCGAAGACAGCGCGCGGGTGATCAGCCGCATGGTGGACATCGTCATGATCCGCACCTTCGAGCAGACCAAGATCGAGCGCTTCGCGGCGCACTCGCGCGTGCCCGTCATCAACGGCCTGACCAACGAGTTCCACCCCTGCCAGATCCTGGCCGACTTGTTCACCTTCATCGAAGCGCACGGCATGAACCGCCGTGGCATCGTGGATGTGGACTGCCTCAAGGGCCGCGTGGTGGCCTGGGTGGGTGACGGCAACAATATGGCCAACACCTGGTTGCAGGCGGCGGAGATTCTGGGCTTCACCGTCCATGTCAGCACGCCCAGCGGCTATGAGGTCGATGCCAAGGTGGCCGGCATCCAGAACAGCGACTGCTACAAGGTTTTCAAGAACCCGCTGGACGCCTGCCGCGGGGCCGATCTGGTCACCACCGATGTGTGGACCAGCATGGGCTATGAGGCCGAGAACGACGCCCGCCGCGCCGCTTTTGCCGACTGGTGTGTGGATGCCGAGATGATGGGCGTGGCCAAGCCGGATGCCCTTTTCATGCACTGCCTGCCGGCCCACCGTGATGAGGAAGTCACTGCAGAAGTCATCGACGGTCCCCAATCCGTCGTGTGGGACGAAGCTGAGAACCGCATGCATGTGCAAAAGGCACTGATGGAGTACCTTTTGCTCGGCCGCATCGGCTGA
- a CDS encoding metallophosphoesterase family protein has translation MKIALISDVHANREAFSAVLDHAQAQGVSDYALLGDFVGYGGDPAWVVDRVRELVDKGAVAVLGNHDQGAVQGVAPTMNEEARAAVAWTHDQLNDEQLAFLAQLPLSVTQQDRLYVHANAYAPGGWAYIQGRMEAMQSLQATSCRYTFCGHMHEPMLYHLSGTGKAGEFTPAPGTAIPLLPNRQWLVIPGSCGQPRDGNPAACYAIFDTISGELNFQRVPYDFETAAQRILKAGLPERLAHRLSQGQ, from the coding sequence ATGAAAATTGCGCTGATATCCGACGTCCATGCCAACCGTGAAGCTTTCAGCGCCGTGCTGGATCATGCCCAAGCCCAGGGCGTGAGCGACTATGCCCTGCTGGGCGATTTTGTGGGCTACGGCGGCGACCCCGCCTGGGTCGTGGACCGCGTCCGCGAGCTGGTCGACAAGGGCGCCGTGGCTGTGCTGGGCAATCACGATCAAGGTGCCGTGCAAGGCGTGGCCCCCACGATGAACGAAGAGGCCCGCGCTGCCGTGGCCTGGACCCACGATCAACTGAACGATGAGCAGCTGGCGTTTCTGGCCCAGCTGCCGCTCAGCGTGACGCAGCAAGACCGGCTCTATGTGCACGCCAACGCCTATGCCCCCGGCGGCTGGGCCTATATCCAGGGCCGCATGGAAGCCATGCAAAGCTTGCAAGCCACGAGCTGCCGCTACACCTTTTGCGGCCATATGCATGAGCCCATGCTCTACCACCTCTCGGGCACCGGCAAGGCGGGCGAGTTCACGCCAGCGCCGGGCACCGCCATTCCCCTGCTGCCCAATCGCCAGTGGCTGGTCATCCCCGGCTCCTGCGGTCAACCCCGCGATGGCAACCCGGCGGCTTGCTACGCCATTTTTGACACCATCAGCGGCGAGCTGAACTTCCAACGCGTGCCTTACGACTTTGAAACGGCTGCCCAGCGCATCCTCAAAGCCGGCCTGCCCGAGCGCCTGGCTCATCGCCTGAGCCAGGGCCAGTAA
- a CDS encoding serine/threonine protein kinase, which produces MPNSPSGPVSQLPPIGPLEPGLVLDGFRLEERLHQGGMANLWSVTRLSPVAGEDFPLMMKVPRIKGGEDPATIVGFEVEQMLMPALKGRHVPRFVARGDWTRQAYIVMERIEGESLRPRLDEAPLPLEEVITIGIQVATALQDLHRQHVVHLDIKPSNILIKANGDAVLVDFGLSRHEHLPDLLEEEFALPMGTGPYMSPEQVQFVRNDPRSDLFALGVMLYHLATGERPFGQPNSVRGLRRRLYVEPVPPRAINPDLPAWFQELVLHCLEVKAERRYQSAAQLALDLQHPEGIVLTKRAERVNTSSSIKTLKRWFFALGAEPSVQISTSVQVSRSPIIMAAVDIENATSALLEQLRETVRRIVQTEPGARLACVSVMKVARIGMDELTDKEGKSVHVKQLIALKHWARPISKALNLEDGRLTFHVLEAPDAATAIIDFAAKNGADHIVMGARGASALRRYLGSVSAQVVTQSDCSVTVVREAAPAGR; this is translated from the coding sequence ATGCCAAACAGCCCCAGCGGACCCGTCAGCCAACTCCCGCCCATCGGGCCTTTGGAACCCGGACTGGTGCTGGACGGTTTCCGGCTCGAAGAGCGCCTGCACCAAGGCGGCATGGCCAATCTCTGGAGCGTGACCCGACTCAGCCCGGTTGCCGGCGAAGACTTCCCGCTGATGATGAAAGTGCCGCGCATCAAGGGCGGGGAAGATCCGGCCACCATCGTCGGCTTCGAGGTCGAGCAGATGTTGATGCCCGCCCTCAAAGGCCGCCATGTGCCGCGCTTTGTGGCGCGTGGCGACTGGACGCGCCAAGCCTATATCGTGATGGAGCGCATCGAGGGCGAATCCCTGCGGCCACGCCTGGACGAGGCGCCGCTGCCGCTGGAAGAAGTCATCACCATCGGCATTCAGGTGGCCACCGCTTTGCAAGACTTGCATCGCCAGCATGTGGTGCATCTGGACATCAAGCCCAGCAATATTCTCATCAAGGCCAATGGCGATGCGGTGCTGGTGGACTTCGGCCTCTCGCGTCACGAGCATCTGCCCGATTTGCTCGAAGAAGAGTTCGCACTGCCTATGGGCACCGGGCCCTATATGTCGCCCGAGCAAGTGCAGTTTGTGCGCAACGACCCGCGCAGCGACCTGTTCGCCCTGGGCGTGATGCTCTATCACCTGGCCACCGGCGAGCGGCCCTTCGGCCAGCCCAACTCGGTACGCGGCCTGCGCCGCCGGCTTTACGTGGAGCCGGTGCCGCCACGCGCCATCAACCCCGATTTGCCGGCGTGGTTTCAGGAACTGGTGCTGCACTGCCTGGAGGTCAAGGCCGAGCGGCGCTATCAAAGTGCTGCACAGTTGGCGCTGGACCTGCAGCACCCGGAAGGCATTGTGCTGACCAAGCGCGCCGAGCGGGTGAACACCAGCAGCAGCATCAAGACGCTCAAACGTTGGTTCTTTGCCCTGGGCGCCGAGCCCAGTGTCCAGATCAGCACCAGCGTGCAAGTCTCCCGCAGCCCCATCATCATGGCCGCGGTGGATATTGAGAACGCCACCTCGGCCCTGCTGGAGCAGTTACGCGAAACGGTGCGCCGCATCGTGCAGACCGAGCCCGGCGCGCGCCTGGCCTGCGTCAGCGTGATGAAGGTGGCCCGCATCGGCATGGATGAGCTGACCGATAAGGAGGGCAAAAGCGTGCACGTCAAACAGCTGATTGCCCTCAAGCATTGGGCCCGGCCAATCAGCAAGGCGCTCAATCTGGAAGACGGGCGCCTGACTTTTCATGTGCTGGAAGCGCCCGATGCGGCCACCGCCATCATCGACTTTGCGGCCAAGAATGGTGCCGACCACATCGTCATGGGCGCCCGCGGTGCCTCGGCCTTGCGGCGTTATCTGGGCAGCGTCTCGGCCCAGGTGGTGACACAGTCGGACTGCAGCGTCACCGTGGTGCGCGAAGCAGCGCCAGCTGGGCGCTAA
- a CDS encoding YkgJ family cysteine cluster protein gives MSTDNPCISCGACCASFTVDFAQQELQSEGGCVPDGLTVTVNDSLARMRGTDHVRPRCAALVGTVGVKASCGIYEWRPAPCREFGLCAPMGRGDEACARARTRHGLAPLD, from the coding sequence ATGAGTACCGACAACCCCTGCATCAGCTGCGGTGCCTGCTGCGCCAGCTTCACCGTGGACTTCGCCCAACAAGAGCTGCAAAGCGAAGGCGGCTGCGTGCCCGATGGCCTAACCGTGACAGTCAACGACAGCCTCGCGCGCATGCGCGGCACCGACCATGTGCGCCCGCGCTGCGCCGCGCTGGTGGGCACGGTGGGCGTCAAGGCCAGCTGCGGCATTTACGAATGGCGCCCTGCCCCTTGCCGCGAGTTCGGCCTGTGCGCGCCCATGGGCCGCGGCGATGAGGCTTGCGCCAGGGCGCGCACCCGCCACGGCTTGGCGCCGCTGGACTGA
- a CDS encoding tetratricopeptide repeat protein, with amino-acid sequence MTPRSVLFPVWQRLCQCLFFVASLSLLGCASAPPARVQPQLFHDALFKPLAEPIQPEQVFALSPAMRRYLDEDIAAQLRSKGSRQGLLDALYLKSELMLEYDSSYTRNAAEAFEAKRGNCLSLVIMTAALAKQLDLPLSYHSVFVDEFWTRSEGIFVLSGHVNLSLGKRLGEQHRSHGDADLLTVDFLPAEQRRFQRTRVIDENTIVAMYMNNRAAEALIANQMDEAYWWAREAMVQDPKLMAAYNTLSVIYRRAGQSALAEAPLRYVLAQEPGNAQAMSNLVLVLNDLGKVQESEALALQLKTLQPYPPYRYFDLGVLAMHGADFKAARDYFDKEIARSAFVAEFHFWAALASYGLGDLALARQQLGQAVANSNTPKDKASYTAKLEWLNTQRQSAEQRTRILR; translated from the coding sequence ATGACGCCGAGGTCTGTGCTGTTTCCCGTCTGGCAGCGTCTGTGCCAGTGTCTGTTTTTTGTGGCGAGCTTGAGCTTGCTTGGATGCGCCAGCGCGCCGCCCGCGCGGGTGCAGCCGCAGCTCTTTCACGACGCGCTGTTCAAGCCGTTGGCCGAGCCGATTCAGCCCGAGCAAGTGTTCGCGCTCAGCCCGGCCATGCGGCGCTATCTGGATGAGGACATCGCCGCGCAACTGCGCAGCAAGGGCAGCCGCCAGGGCTTGCTGGATGCCCTCTACCTCAAGTCAGAGCTGATGCTGGAATATGACTCCAGCTACACCCGCAATGCGGCGGAAGCCTTTGAGGCCAAGCGTGGCAACTGCTTGTCTCTGGTGATCATGACGGCGGCGCTGGCCAAGCAGCTGGACCTTCCCCTGAGCTACCACAGCGTGTTTGTGGATGAGTTCTGGACCCGCAGCGAGGGCATTTTTGTGCTCAGCGGCCACGTCAATCTGAGCCTGGGCAAGCGCTTGGGTGAGCAGCACCGCAGCCATGGCGATGCGGACTTGCTGACGGTGGACTTCCTACCGGCCGAGCAGCGCCGCTTTCAGCGCACCCGGGTGATCGACGAGAACACCATCGTCGCCATGTATATGAATAACCGCGCGGCCGAGGCGCTGATTGCCAATCAGATGGACGAGGCTTACTGGTGGGCGCGTGAAGCCATGGTGCAAGACCCCAAGCTGATGGCGGCCTACAACACCTTATCGGTGATTTACCGGCGCGCCGGTCAGTCGGCGCTAGCCGAGGCGCCGCTGCGTTATGTGCTGGCCCAGGAGCCGGGTAATGCACAAGCCATGTCCAATCTGGTGCTGGTCCTGAATGATCTTGGCAAGGTGCAGGAAAGCGAAGCCCTGGCCTTGCAGCTCAAGACCTTGCAACCCTATCCGCCTTATCGCTATTTCGACCTGGGTGTGCTGGCCATGCACGGGGCTGACTTCAAGGCCGCCAGAGATTATTTCGACAAGGAGATTGCGCGCTCCGCCTTTGTGGCCGAGTTCCATTTCTGGGCCGCCTTGGCCAGCTATGGCTTGGGCGATCTGGCCTTGGCTCGCCAGCAACTGGGCCAGGCCGTGGCCAATAGCAATACGCCCAAGGACAAGGCCAGCTACACCGCCAAGCTGGAGTGGCTGAACACGCAGCGCCAGAGCGCGGAGCAGCGCACGCGCATTTTGCGGTGA
- the pulA gene encoding pullulanase-type alpha-1,6-glucosidase: MSLIGSGLSLALMLQAGLAQAQAKAEAMCDGPLMQLLQPQLQTRSGLAEPIPARAYWLDRSQLQWPGQGEPAGSRFKLYRSAVGALQVRVGEPVQGADEVVALQRSEAPLAQDLAERFKFIAAGPRLSVAVDGLDAQSTSAKLAALLQAQVLLVQEDAAGRVLAYTALQTPGALDDLYASAADLPDLGLSVGAAQTQFKLWAPTAQAVSLCRYANGSAKAMAVQAMRWEGGTGTWSLSLPADLSGQYYRYAVQVWVPGLGLVRNLVTDPYSLSLSQDSARSLVVDLQSPRLKPAGWDAQAHASARVKNATDMVVYELHVRDFSIGDRTVPRAKRGKYLAFTEGESNGMRHLRALADAGLTDVHLLPVFDIATIPEAGCKTPQVPKAAADSPAQQAAVMALAGQDCFNWGYDPWHYSAPEGSYASSAMQGERRIIEFRQMVQALHKMGLRVGMDVVYNHTAASGQNARSVLDRIVPGYYQRLNASGEVEQSTCCANTATEHRMMAKLMLDSVALWAREYRIDSFRFDLMAHQPRAVMEALQARVNAAAGRPVQLMGEGWNFGEVADGARFVQASQLSLNGSGIATFSDRARDAARGGSAGDGGVAVLQNQGWLNGLLTAPNAQAAKAPARPTSDLLKAADLLRVGLAGSLRDYRLQTWQDQTLRLDEIDYAGQPAGYVAQPGEVVNYVENHDNQTLFDIHALKLPQATSSVERARVQVLGAALTAFSQGIAYFHAGIDVLRSKSLDRNSYDSGDWFNRLDWTYRDNGFGAGLPPQADNGAMFEWMKPLLADPAIKPRPQDIAWTRDAFRDLLKIRASSSLFRLPTAAAVQQRLVFHNTGSAQNPLVLAASLDGQGWPGAGFKGLLYFINAAEQAQTLSLPALAGRAYGLHPVHLAPAAADSRPAAQARYERASGQFTLPARTALVFVEALD; the protein is encoded by the coding sequence TTGTCGCTCATCGGCTCGGGCCTGAGCTTGGCCCTCATGCTGCAGGCAGGCCTGGCTCAGGCGCAGGCTAAAGCGGAGGCCATGTGCGATGGCCCGCTGATGCAGTTGCTGCAGCCGCAGTTGCAAACTCGGTCAGGCCTTGCAGAGCCCATCCCCGCCCGTGCCTATTGGCTGGATCGCAGCCAGTTGCAATGGCCGGGGCAGGGCGAGCCCGCTGGCAGCCGCTTCAAACTCTATCGCTCGGCCGTGGGCGCCTTGCAAGTGCGGGTGGGCGAGCCGGTGCAGGGGGCCGATGAGGTCGTAGCCCTGCAGCGCAGCGAAGCGCCTTTGGCCCAGGACTTGGCCGAACGCTTCAAGTTCATCGCGGCCGGCCCGCGCCTGAGCGTGGCAGTAGATGGGCTTGACGCTCAATCGACCTCAGCCAAGCTGGCCGCCTTGCTGCAAGCGCAAGTCTTGCTGGTGCAAGAAGACGCGGCGGGCCGCGTGCTGGCCTATACCGCACTGCAGACCCCGGGCGCGCTGGATGACCTCTATGCCAGCGCTGCCGATCTGCCTGATTTGGGCCTTAGCGTGGGCGCAGCCCAGACCCAGTTCAAACTCTGGGCGCCCACAGCGCAGGCGGTCAGCTTATGCCGCTACGCCAATGGCAGCGCCAAAGCCATGGCGGTGCAGGCCATGCGCTGGGAGGGTGGCACGGGGACTTGGTCGCTGAGCCTGCCCGCCGATTTGAGCGGACAGTACTACCGCTACGCCGTGCAGGTTTGGGTGCCGGGCCTTGGCCTGGTGCGTAATTTGGTGACTGACCCCTATTCGCTGAGCCTCAGCCAAGATTCCGCGCGCAGCCTGGTGGTTGATTTGCAGTCGCCCCGGCTCAAGCCCGCAGGCTGGGACGCGCAAGCCCACGCCAGCGCCCGAGTCAAAAACGCCACCGATATGGTGGTGTATGAGCTGCATGTGCGCGACTTCTCCATTGGCGACCGCACAGTGCCGCGGGCTAAGCGGGGCAAGTATTTGGCCTTCACCGAGGGTGAATCGAATGGCATGCGCCACCTGCGAGCCTTGGCCGATGCGGGCCTCACGGATGTGCATCTGCTGCCGGTGTTCGACATTGCCACCATCCCCGAAGCCGGCTGCAAGACGCCCCAGGTGCCCAAAGCCGCCGCCGATAGCCCGGCCCAGCAAGCGGCGGTGATGGCGCTGGCCGGCCAGGACTGCTTCAACTGGGGCTATGACCCCTGGCATTACAGCGCGCCCGAGGGCAGCTATGCCAGCAGTGCGATGCAGGGCGAGCGCCGCATCATTGAGTTCCGGCAGATGGTGCAGGCCCTGCACAAAATGGGTCTGCGGGTGGGCATGGATGTGGTCTACAACCACACCGCTGCATCCGGCCAAAATGCGCGTTCGGTGCTCGACCGCATCGTGCCCGGCTACTACCAGCGCCTGAACGCCAGCGGCGAGGTGGAGCAGTCCACCTGCTGCGCCAATACCGCCACCGAGCACCGCATGATGGCCAAGCTGATGTTGGACTCGGTCGCGCTGTGGGCGCGTGAGTACCGCATCGACTCCTTCCGCTTTGACCTGATGGCCCACCAGCCGCGTGCGGTGATGGAGGCGCTGCAAGCGCGGGTCAACGCCGCGGCTGGCCGCCCGGTGCAGCTGATGGGCGAGGGATGGAATTTTGGTGAGGTGGCGGACGGCGCGCGCTTTGTGCAGGCCTCGCAGCTCTCGCTCAACGGCAGCGGCATTGCCACCTTCAGCGACCGCGCGCGGGATGCGGCCCGCGGTGGCAGCGCGGGTGATGGGGGCGTGGCGGTGCTGCAGAACCAGGGTTGGCTCAACGGCCTGCTCACGGCGCCGAATGCGCAAGCTGCGAAAGCGCCAGCCCGCCCGACCAGTGATTTGCTCAAGGCGGCCGATCTGCTGCGCGTTGGGCTGGCCGGCTCGCTGCGCGACTATCGCCTGCAGACCTGGCAGGACCAAACCCTGCGCCTGGACGAGATCGACTATGCCGGCCAGCCTGCCGGTTATGTGGCCCAGCCCGGCGAGGTGGTGAACTATGTGGAGAACCACGACAACCAGACCCTCTTTGACATCCATGCGCTCAAGCTGCCTCAAGCCACCAGCAGCGTCGAGCGTGCCCGCGTGCAAGTGCTGGGCGCGGCGTTGACGGCCTTCAGCCAAGGCATTGCCTACTTTCATGCCGGCATCGATGTCTTGCGCTCCAAATCGCTGGATCGCAATAGCTACGACTCCGGCGATTGGTTCAATCGCCTGGATTGGACCTATCGCGACAACGGCTTTGGCGCGGGCTTGCCGCCCCAGGCTGACAACGGCGCCATGTTCGAGTGGATGAAGCCCTTGCTGGCTGACCCCGCCATCAAGCCGCGCCCGCAAGACATCGCCTGGACCCGCGATGCCTTTCGCGATTTGCTGAAGATCCGCGCCAGCTCCAGCCTGTTCCGCCTGCCCACGGCCGCGGCGGTGCAGCAGCGCCTGGTGTTTCACAACACCGGCTCGGCCCAGAACCCCTTGGTGCTGGCTGCCAGCCTCGACGGCCAGGGCTGGCCGGGCGCGGGCTTCAAAGGCCTGCTGTACTTCATCAACGCCGCCGAACAGGCTCAGACCTTGAGCCTGCCGGCATTGGCCGGCCGCGCCTACGGCCTGCACCCAGTGCATCTGGCGCCCGCCGCGGCCGATTCGCGCCCGGCCGCGCAAGCCCGCTATGAGCGCGCCAGCGGCCAGTTCACGCTGCCGGCCAGGACGGCGCTGGTGTTTGTGGAGGCGCTTGACTAG
- a CDS encoding alpha-amylase family glycosyl hydrolase, translating to MPRWPAAALAASLLSLSGLASQAQAETSKAAAVAHSKAAAAPASPAGRIQAKRDWRQGSFMEIFVRGYQDSDGDGIGDLRGLTQRLDYLQDLGISGIWLMPITPSADRDHGYATTDYRGIEAQYGSMADFEELLRQAHRRGIGVIVDYVINHSAAEHPFFQEAAADRNSPYRDWFVWQDPAPTGWDIWGKNPWYANAAGGHYFATFGAPMPDFNLRNPAVVDYHRASMRFWLDKGLDGFRLDAVPHMIENDAVRWNDQPESRQLTLEFQQLIKSAPRRYSVCEATANPQAYADAKVCGSAFAFGLQYEVIKAAKGEPKAIQAVADYFKTAPLSMATMLSNHDIFAGQRLWDQMQGQTQPAKRYKLAAATYLLQPGIPFIYYGEEIGMAGVPGLEGDEPLRAPMSWTADAKGGFSPPDSSSSSPPFRPLAPNRLSHNAQTQAQDPDSILNFYKAMLQLRNQHPALTQGSYAQPRVQGQVLRFERKHGAERVLVAINYGEQKATLSLRELKPGTRLAPLYPAGAAWLSAKPLTLAPLSLQVYRLQTPKH from the coding sequence ATGCCGCGCTGGCCAGCTGCCGCCTTGGCCGCCAGCCTGCTGAGCTTGAGCGGCCTCGCTTCACAGGCGCAGGCAGAAACCAGCAAGGCAGCTGCAGTTGCGCACAGCAAGGCCGCCGCAGCGCCAGCCTCGCCCGCTGGCCGCATCCAAGCCAAGCGCGACTGGCGCCAAGGCAGCTTCATGGAAATCTTCGTGCGCGGCTACCAGGACAGCGACGGCGACGGCATCGGCGACCTGCGCGGCCTGACCCAGCGCCTCGATTACTTGCAAGACCTGGGCATCAGCGGCATTTGGTTGATGCCCATCACCCCCAGCGCCGACCGCGACCATGGCTACGCCACCACAGACTATCGCGGCATCGAAGCCCAGTACGGCAGCATGGCCGACTTTGAAGAACTGCTGCGCCAAGCCCACCGGCGCGGCATCGGCGTGATCGTCGACTACGTCATCAACCACAGCGCCGCCGAGCACCCCTTCTTTCAAGAGGCCGCAGCCGACCGCAACAGCCCCTACCGCGACTGGTTTGTGTGGCAAGACCCGGCACCCACCGGCTGGGACATCTGGGGCAAGAACCCCTGGTATGCCAACGCAGCCGGCGGCCACTACTTCGCGACCTTTGGTGCGCCGATGCCGGACTTCAATCTGCGCAACCCGGCCGTGGTGGACTATCACCGCGCCAGCATGCGCTTCTGGCTGGACAAGGGCCTGGACGGCTTCCGCCTCGACGCCGTGCCGCACATGATCGAAAACGACGCCGTGCGCTGGAACGACCAGCCCGAGAGCCGCCAACTCACCCTGGAATTCCAGCAGCTGATCAAGTCCGCCCCGCGGCGCTACAGCGTGTGCGAAGCCACCGCCAACCCGCAAGCCTATGCCGACGCCAAGGTCTGCGGCAGCGCCTTCGCCTTTGGCCTGCAATACGAGGTGATCAAGGCCGCCAAAGGTGAGCCCAAGGCGATTCAGGCGGTAGCCGACTATTTCAAGACCGCACCGCTGAGCATGGCCACCATGCTCAGCAACCACGACATCTTTGCCGGCCAGCGTCTGTGGGACCAAATGCAGGGGCAAACTCAGCCGGCCAAGCGCTACAAACTGGCGGCGGCTACCTATCTGCTGCAACCCGGCATTCCTTTCATTTACTACGGCGAAGAGATCGGCATGGCCGGTGTTCCGGGCCTGGAGGGTGACGAGCCCTTGCGTGCGCCCATGAGTTGGACGGCGGATGCCAAGGGTGGCTTCAGCCCGCCGGACAGCAGTAGCAGCAGCCCGCCCTTCCGCCCGCTGGCCCCCAACCGCCTCAGCCACAATGCCCAAACCCAGGCACAAGACCCCGACTCCATCCTCAACTTCTACAAAGCCATGCTGCAGCTGCGCAATCAGCACCCCGCGCTGACACAGGGTAGCTATGCCCAGCCGCGGGTCCAGGGTCAGGTCTTGCGCTTTGAGCGGAAGCACGGCGCCGAGCGCGTGCTGGTGGCCATCAACTATGGCGAGCAAAAAGCCACACTCAGCCTGCGCGAGCTGAAGCCAGGCACCCGGCTGGCGCCGCTTTACCCGGCAGGCGCTGCGTGGCTGAGCGCCAAGCCCCTGACGCTGGCGCCTTTGTCGCTGCAGGTCTATCGCCTTCAAACCCCCAAGCACTGA